From the Polyangiaceae bacterium genome, the window TCGCGCTCAAGGTCATTCATCCCCATCTCCTCGGGGATCCACGGTTCGTGGACATGTTCGTCGACGAAGCGAACCTCGCGGTGCGCTTGAACCATCCGAACATCGTGCACACCTACGAGCTGGAGCGGGTGGACTCTCAGCTCTTGATGGCGATGGAGTACTTGCACGGGCAACCCTTGTCGGAGGTGCTGTATCGAGCGAGTCAGCGCGGGTGCAAGCTCGACTGGGACATGGTGGCATGGGTGGGAGCGAAGGTCGCTGATGCCCTGGGCTACGCCCATGACTTGCGTGACGACGACGGCAAGGCGCTCTCCATCGTTCACCGCGACGTCAGTCCCCACAACATCTTCGTCACCTACGATGGGCACATCAAGCTGATCGACTTTGGCGTCGCTCGTGCGATTGGGCGCCTCGCGGAAACGGGCCACGGTCGCTTGAAGGGTAAGTTCCGCTACATGGCCCCGGAGCAGGTCACCTCCAGGGACTTCGATCATCGGGTGGACTTGTTCGCGCTCGGCGCCAGCCTGTATGAGAGCCTGGCCGGGGAAGCGATGCTGCGGGGCGACGACGAAGTCGAGGTGCTGAACCAGCTGATCTTTGGAGAAGCGCCGGACCTCGCCAGTGTGTTCCCTGAGCTGCCGGATCGCGCCCGCGAGGTATTCGGCAAGATGCTTTCGCGAGAAGCGGAGACACGCTACCAGACGGGGCACGAGCTCTCGAAGGCGTTACGCGAGCTGCTGCCAGCGGAGACCGAGGTGTACACCGCGCGTTGGACCGAGCTGCTGGCCCACTTATTCCCTGGGGAAATTGTTGCGCGGAGCGAAGCGCTGCGTGATCTGAAGGAAGACATCTGGCCGGCAAGCCTGGTTCCGCCAGCTTTGGTTCCCGGGCTCGACGTGACTGCTCACGAGGTTGACGCCCCTCGCGGGAGCCCGCTGCCGTCCGTTGCCGAGACGAGCGGCTTCGGTGCCAGCTCGGCGAGCGGACGCTGGGGGCTGATTGCTGGGATCGTTGCGGGTGTCGCTCTGCTCGTGGCGGGCGTGTGGTGGAGCCGCAGTCAGGCCGAGCCAGTGCCCGCCGGTGCGAGCGTCCCCAGCGAGATCACTCTCGACCTCTCCGTCCAGCCTCCGGTCAAAGCCGAGATCCGGGTGGACGGCAGGCTCATCGAGAACCGACCGCCGCGGGTCCAGCTCCCGCGCAGTGAAGCAAAGGTGAAGGTCCGGGTGAAGGCGCCGGGTTTCCGCGACGCGGAGCTCGAAGTGATCCCCGACCGCGACGTGTTCTTGGTGGTGCCATTGGTGGCAGCACCCTCAGCGGACGCACCACCGGAACCAGGGCCCGACTTGAGCGGTTCAAGCGCGGCGAGCGCAGAGGTACCGTCGTCGAAGCCGCAAAACGCCCGGCCGAAGGACACCCACAAGCCCAATCCAAAGCCGACCGCCGCTCCCGCCCACGACCCCCTGGTGACGGACAATCCGTTCTAGCCGCGAGTAGAACTCGCGGAGGGCTCCCTCAGCTTGCTCGGATTCCGGCGCAAGGCACCGGGCGAAAACTCCACGCAGTCGGCAGCGGACCGGTGCTTGTGGCATTGTAGGCTGGTGCGATGCTCGACACGCGCGGAGGAAAGATGACTGGGCTGCCCCGGCTTGCCCGACGGAGCCTGCTGCTCGGCAGCTTGCTGCTCCCTTGCGTTGCCTCGAGTGCCCTGGCGCAGACCGAGGCTTGTTCCACCGCGGCGTGTGGCAAGGAGCGCTTCAAGGCGGGAGTCGAAGCGTACCAGGCTCAGGACTACGCGAGTGCGATCAATCATTTCCGTGCGGCACTTGCGGTGAAGCGTCACCCTTCGATTCTGCTGAACCTTGGGCTGGCAGAGATCCGTGACGGACAGTTGCTGACGGGGATCTCACACCTCAAGGAAGTAGAGGCCGATGGCGAGGCCAGCAGCGAGATGCGGCGAAGCGCGCGGGACGAGCGGCTGAAAGCGGAGACCCGCACGGCTTGGCTCCAGCTTGACGCAGGGGATGGAGTCAGCCTGGAGATTGACGGCCAGCCCGCGCAGTCGGGGGAGCGGGGCACGCAGCTCGACCCAGGGAAGCATCAGCTCAAGCTCACGCGCGGCGGCGTGGTGCTCGAGCGCCAGGTCGACCTCTCCCCAGGTGAGACACTACGCGTGAGCTTGGATCGGGCTCGGGAGCTCGTCTTGGTGATGCCTGGTGAGCGGGACAAGCCGCCCGATCCCCAAGCGGAGGAACCCGAGGCGCCGCCCGCGAAGCCGCTCTCCCCGATTTGGTTCTATGCGGGGCTCGGCGCCACCCTGGTGGTGGGTGGCTTCGCGACCTGGAGTGCGCTGGACACTCAGAGCTCTCACGATGCGTACGAGAAAGACTTGCCTACGCTTACCCAAGGGCAGATCAATCAACGCGTCGAGGATGGTCATGGACTCGAACGGCGCACCAACTGGTTGCTGGCTGGCACTGCGGTGCTCGGCGTGGCGACGGGTGTGCTCGCCGGGTTCTTCGTGGACTGGCAGCAAGGGGATCGCACATCACCCCACGCAAGCATTTCCGGGGGGATCACAGAAGATGGTGCGCTTCTGGGGGTGAGGGGCGCGTTTTAATGCTTTGCCGCTGACGCTTTAGCACGGTGTGCAGTTGCAGGAGTCGCCGCAGGTGACCGTCGGCTGTGAACTCGAGCTGCACTTGGCCTGGCAGGCTCTGGAGCCACACTCGAGCTGCGCGCCATCGCACACCTTGGTGCCGCTGTTGCAGTCGAGCTCGCAGCGACCACCAGCACAGCCCAGCGTGATGCCGCTGCACGCTTGGTTGCCGCTGCAGATGACCTGACAATCGTAATCCTCGTTGCAGCGGAGCGTCGAGTTCTCGCAGATCTTGTTGCCGTTGCAGTTGACCAGGCAGGCAAACCCAGCCGGACACTCCAGACTGTTGTTGGCGCAGTTGGCGCCGCACTCAATGATACACACCCCATTGTTGCAGCTGCTGCACACATTCGGGCAGGTGCCTCCGGGTGAGGCCACACCCGTGTTGCAGTTCGATATCCCCGCGGAACCACCGCTCGCGCCGCTGCTGCCTCCGACGCTCGCGGTGCCGCCGGTAGCACCCGTGCCACCCGCTGCTGTTCCGCCGCTGCCGGCGGCCCCAGCCCCAGCCCCGGTGCCTCCGCTGTTCGTGCCGCCCTGTCCGCCCGCAGCAGTCCCGCCTTGACCGGCGGTACCCGCCAGGTTGCCGGTGCCGCCTTGCGTGGCGCCCGCGTCGCCCGCGCTACCGCTCGAGCCACCCGCGCCCTGAGCTTCTGGGGGCGTTTCGGGATACAGGCTGCAGCCGAGCGCAAGCGCACTCGCCGCCAACCAACAAGCTCTCAAGCGACTCAACGCGCTTAGTGTGACACGCGGGGGCCCGGCGAATTAGCGCAAGTTCTTGAATCTAAGATCGTTTCTCTGTGGTTCCGACGGCCGTCGGGCCTGAGCCAGGACCAACGCGCCGCCAGGCTGCTTGCCCCGCCTCGGCGCCCGCGTTGCACACACTCCCGAAACCTGTTAGTAACTCAGGCGCGAGTTACTAGATGCCGTCCGGTAACTCACACCGTCTTCCAGCGGCGCGGGGGCACGTCCGCCGGTGCTGACCAAGGAGTTCGTCATGCATCAGACGATGAGGTTTGTGAGGCTGCTCGGGGTGGTCGCTCTGGGGGTGACCGTGTCCGGATGCGCGCTCAGCGAGGAGTCGCCGAACGACGACGTGGGAGTTGGCGGGAGCTACCCGGATCGCGATGGGGGGCCGAAGCCGGAGTACCCGGATTGCAACGGCTCCGTCGGTAGCGGAGTGAGCGGCAGCGCCGCGAGCGGCAGCGGTGCCAGTGGCAACGTGAACTGCGCTGATGGCGGTGTGGGCGCAAACGGAGGTGCAGGCGGTTCCGCGGGGGAAGACGCCGGACCTCCCCCCCCGCCCTGCTATGAGCACACCTTCAGCTACACCGACGCGAGCGCGACCGAGGTCCTGGTTACAGGGTCCTTCAGCAACTGGGCGCCGACGGTCGCAGGCGGAGCGCTCGCGCTGACGAACGATGGTGCAGGCAACTTCAGTCTGACGACCCAGGCGGTGCCGCCTGGCACTCATCAATACAAGTTCATCGTGGATGGGAACTGGATCACCGATCCGAGTAACCCCACTCAGGTCGACGATGGCTTCGGCGGAACCAACTCCCAGATCAGCCTGTGCACCACCGAGTGCGGTGACACGGCGGCGTTCGACTGGCGAGACAGCGTGATGTACTTCGCGATGGTCGATCGCTTCAACGACTCCGACGGTCAGGCTCAACCGGTGAGCGGCGTGACGGGTGGAGACGCAGCGAACGGGCCCAGCGGACAGTACGAGGGTGGCGACCTCAAGGGTGTCACGAACAAGCTCGGCTACCTCTCGGATCTGGGTGTGACCGCGCTCTGGCTGTCCGCACCCTACGAGAACCGCAATTCCGCGGGGAATGCGATTGACCCGGGCTCCGACAATCACACCTACTCCGGCTATCATGGCTACTGGCCGAGTCCGGCGAACGTCGACTACTCGAATCCGAGCGCGCCGTCGCCGACGCCTCAGGTGGAGTCGCGCATCGGCACCAGCCAGGACCTGAAGTCGCTGGTCGACACGGCCCATGGCACCACCGGAGCGAACGGGCAGGGGATGAAGGTGCTGTTCGACTACGTGATGAATCACGTGGACAGCGCCTCGGGGCTCTATCAGGCGCACAACGATTGGTTCGCGCGCAAAGGTGACGGCAGCATCGCGCTGTGCGGGCCAGAGAACCTCTGGGATGACCCCTACTGGGGCACCCGCTGCGCGTTCACGGACTATTTACCACCGTTCGACTTTGATAACGCTGCCGCGAGGAAATGGTCCGTTGACGACGCCATGTGGTGGGCGAAAGAGTACGGCATCGACGGTTACCGCCTGGACGCGATCAAGCACGTGCCGCTCAACTGGCTCACGGATCTGCGCAGTCGCCTGAACAGCGACATTCAGAACCCGGCGGGTGACCGCTTCTACCTGGTGGGCGAGACGTTCGCCTACGATGACCCAGGCTTGCTGAAGAAGTACGTCGACCCGCAGACCATGCTCGATGGTCAGTTCGACTTTCCGTTCAAGGCGCGGTTGTGTGAGGCGGTGTTCACGAACGAAGGCTCGCTTGATGGCTTTGCAGACTGGATGGCGGGCAACGACGGCTACTACGGCAGCAACGCGATCATGACGACGTGGATCGGTAACCACGACGTGCCTCGCGCCATTCACTTCGCCAGTCGTCAGATCGGCAACTGCCGTGAAGGTTCGAGCCCCGGCAACGGTTGGGCCGCTCAGAGCTTCATGCAGCCAAGCGACGCGGCGCCCTACGAGCGCTTGGGTGTCGCCTTCGCCATCATGCTCACGAACCCAGGCATCCCTCTGATCTACTACGGCGACGAGGTGGGCTTGGCTGGGGGAGGGGACCCGGACAACCGGCGCATGATGCCCTGGAGCGGACTCAACACGCACCAGCTCGCGTTGCGAGATCAAGTGACGGCGCTTGCTCAGCTCAGAGGCTCACACCCAGTGCTGGGACGCGGCGTGCGCACCAACCTCTCGAAGAGCAAGGATACCTGGGTGTACCGGCGCAGCGGCTGCGAGGAGCAGGACATCATCGTTGCCATCAACCGCGCGGACGGCGCTCAGTCCGTGGACATTCCGGCGGGCAACTACACTGATTTGCTCGCTGGCGGCACGCAGGCGGGCGGCAGTGTGAGTCTGCCAGCGCGCTCCTTCCTGGTGCT encodes:
- a CDS encoding protein kinase, producing MSALPRSSSTLDRLSPGTRLGRYLLGERLGVGGAATVYLARLQGPLSWQRMLALKVIHPHLLGDPRFVDMFVDEANLAVRLNHPNIVHTYELERVDSQLLMAMEYLHGQPLSEVLYRASQRGCKLDWDMVAWVGAKVADALGYAHDLRDDDGKALSIVHRDVSPHNIFVTYDGHIKLIDFGVARAIGRLAETGHGRLKGKFRYMAPEQVTSRDFDHRVDLFALGASLYESLAGEAMLRGDDEVEVLNQLIFGEAPDLASVFPELPDRAREVFGKMLSREAETRYQTGHELSKALRELLPAETEVYTARWTELLAHLFPGEIVARSEALRDLKEDIWPASLVPPALVPGLDVTAHEVDAPRGSPLPSVAETSGFGASSASGRWGLIAGIVAGVALLVAGVWWSRSQAEPVPAGASVPSEITLDLSVQPPVKAEIRVDGRLIENRPPRVQLPRSEAKVKVRVKAPGFRDAELEVIPDRDVFLVVPLVAAPSADAPPEPGPDLSGSSAASAEVPSSKPQNARPKDTHKPNPKPTAAPAHDPLVTDNPF